ACAAGAAGGGCTAGACTGTCTTGCTACGGGCCGGTCTCGGTCTCCTGGTCCTTGGGTTTCGGTAAAGACAGCCCACCCATACTCATGAGGTAACCATGAAGGAAATCACCCGCAGAGAATTGCTGGCATCGGGGGCCGGCCTGGGGTTGCTGGCGGCCGGAAAGCCGACACCCCTGGCTGCCACCCCGAGCAAGCGGATCGATATCGTGGACGCCCACGTGCACGTGTGGACTCCCGATACCGATAAGTATCCCCTGGCGCCGGGGTTCAGCAAAAAGGACTTCTGGTATCCCAGCTTCACTCCCGAGGATCTGGCCCGTCACAGCCGGCCCCAGGGGGTCCGCCGAACCAACCTGATCCAGATGACATGGTACGGGCTCGACCACAGCTATATTCTGGACATCATCGCCGCCCGGCCCGGCAACTTCGTGGGGACGGGAATCGTCCCGGCGGTAACCGACGTCAGTCTGGCCCGACCCGACAGGACCATGGTGGACCTGGCCCGGGGAGGTATCCTGGCCTTCCGCATTCGGGGAAAGAGCACGCGGCCGCGCTTGGGCGACGGGCCCCGCTGGCTCGACCACGAGGGGTACGAGAGGATGTTCAAGGCCGCCGCCGACCACCGCCTGGCCCTCAGCTTCCTGATGTCGCCGCCCGACCTGCCCGAGCTGGACCGCATGTGCCGCCGTTACCCGCAAACACCGGTCATCATCGATCACCTCTGTCTGATCGGAAGACTGGGAACCTTCCCCGAGGAGCAGATCACGGCCCTGTGCGACATGGCCAGGCACCCCGCCGTGATGGTCAAGATTGGAGCCTTCTATGCGCTGGGGGCCAAGAAGCCGCCTTACCTGGAACAGCTTCCGCTCATCCGCCGGGTGGTGGAGGCCTTCGGTCCCGAACGCTGCATGTGGGAAAGCGACTGTCCCCTGCAGGCTCTCAAGGCTCCCAACAGCTTCGAAGCCGCGGTGGCCTTGATTCAGGATCACGCCGACTTCCTGAGCGAAAGCGACAAGGACCAGATCCTGGTGAAGACGGCCGAGAATTTCTTCTTCAAGCGCTGAGAAGGAGATCCCGGTGATTCTCTTGTCCAACGGAACGGTGGTGGATGGCAGCGGCAGCCCGGGCAGGGAGGTGTCGGTCCTGATCCATGGCGGCCGAGTCCGGGAGGTGGGTGCGGTTGCCGCCTCCCCGGATATGGAGGTGGTGGACTGCTCCGGACTCACGGTGGCGCCCGGTTTCATCGACGTGCACAGCCACAGCGACCTGGAGGTGCTGGAACACCGCCCTGAGAAGGTCCTGCAGGGGGTCACCACGGAAGTCGTCGGCAACTGCGGGTTCTCCCTCTTTCCCAAGTTGCCCTCGGAGAAGCTGGTCCCGAGCTTCGATCTGTTCGAGAGGCGGGGAAACAAGGCCTGGACCGATGCGGCGGCCTACTTCGACGACCTTCAGGAGGTCGGGAGCCGAACCAATGTGGCGGCCCTCACCGGCCACGCCACCCTCAGGGCCAACGTCTGCGGGATCAAGGCGGCCCCGCTCGATTCGGCGGAGTGGCGACGGATGGAACGGAGGCTGTCCTCCTGCCTGGAGCAGGGATCGATCGGGTTCTCGACCGGACTGAACGAAGCCCCCAGCAGCTACGGAGATTTCGCGGAGCTGGCCCGGCTCTGCCGCATCGTGCACGGACACGATGCCTACTACACCACCCACCTCAGAGACTATAAATTTCACATCCTCGAGGCCGTGGAGGAGGCTCTCAACCTGGGGCGTGAGACCGGGGTCTCGGTTCAGCTTTCCCACCTGCAGACGGTGGGCCGCATGAACTGGGAAAAGATGGATGCGGTGTTGGACCTGGTGGACCGGGCTGAGCGGGACGGGGTGGACGTGGGGGTCGATGCCTACCCCTATCTGGCGGGATCGTGCCATCTAACTCAAGTTCTGCCGAGCTGGGCCCTGGAGGGGGGAACCGGGCGGTTGCTGGAGCGGCTTTCTGACAAGGACACTCGGGGCAGGATTGCGGATGAGACCGAGGCCAACCTGGGCAACGGCTGGGAGAACCTGTTGATCGCATCGGTTCGGGAGAGGGGCCACCAATGGATTGCATCGGCACGGGCGAGGAGCCACCAGGCCCTGGTCGGCAGAACCATTTACCGGGTGGCCGAGGAACGCGGCCGTTCCGGTGTGGAAACGGCCCTGGATCTGCTGCAGGAGACCCGGGCCTCCCTGATGATTGTTTCCTTCAACCAGTCGGAAGAAAATTTGCGCAAGGTGTTGAGCCACCCGCTGACCTCAATCATCACCGACGGGGTCTATACCGAGGGGAATCCCCATCCTCGTACCTTTGGAACCTATCCCACCCTGCTTGGAGAATTCGTTCGAGAGAAGGGCTGGTTTACGGTCGAAGAGGCGGTGCACAAATCGACGGCGCTGCCGGCCCGCCGATTCAAGCTGGAACGGCGAGGGTTGCTGGCCCCGGGATACTGGGCCGATGTAACGGTATTCGATGCGAAACGCATCGGCACTCAGGCCGACTACATGGAGCCCCACCGTGCCCCCCGGGGCATTCACCACCTTTTGGTCAACGGCGAGTGGGCGTTGCGGGAGGGGAATCTTCTGGACCGGTTTCCCGGTCGTCCCCTGAAGCACCGGGGGTGAATTCAGAACGGGGGACACTCCCCGGGGCCGGCCGTCATCGACGCCGACCATTCTTCAAAACAGGAAAGGTC
The Acidobacteriota bacterium DNA segment above includes these coding regions:
- a CDS encoding D-aminoacylase; translation: MILLSNGTVVDGSGSPGREVSVLIHGGRVREVGAVAASPDMEVVDCSGLTVAPGFIDVHSHSDLEVLEHRPEKVLQGVTTEVVGNCGFSLFPKLPSEKLVPSFDLFERRGNKAWTDAAAYFDDLQEVGSRTNVAALTGHATLRANVCGIKAAPLDSAEWRRMERRLSSCLEQGSIGFSTGLNEAPSSYGDFAELARLCRIVHGHDAYYTTHLRDYKFHILEAVEEALNLGRETGVSVQLSHLQTVGRMNWEKMDAVLDLVDRAERDGVDVGVDAYPYLAGSCHLTQVLPSWALEGGTGRLLERLSDKDTRGRIADETEANLGNGWENLLIASVRERGHQWIASARARSHQALVGRTIYRVAEERGRSGVETALDLLQETRASLMIVSFNQSEENLRKVLSHPLTSIITDGVYTEGNPHPRTFGTYPTLLGEFVREKGWFTVEEAVHKSTALPARRFKLERRGLLAPGYWADVTVFDAKRIGTQADYMEPHRAPRGIHHLLVNGEWALREGNLLDRFPGRPLKHRG
- a CDS encoding amidohydrolase family protein encodes the protein MKEITRRELLASGAGLGLLAAGKPTPLAATPSKRIDIVDAHVHVWTPDTDKYPLAPGFSKKDFWYPSFTPEDLARHSRPQGVRRTNLIQMTWYGLDHSYILDIIAARPGNFVGTGIVPAVTDVSLARPDRTMVDLARGGILAFRIRGKSTRPRLGDGPRWLDHEGYERMFKAAADHRLALSFLMSPPDLPELDRMCRRYPQTPVIIDHLCLIGRLGTFPEEQITALCDMARHPAVMVKIGAFYALGAKKPPYLEQLPLIRRVVEAFGPERCMWESDCPLQALKAPNSFEAAVALIQDHADFLSESDKDQILVKTAENFFFKR